One window of Meiothermus sp. CFH 77666 genomic DNA carries:
- the rlmN gene encoding 23S rRNA (adenine(2503)-C(2))-methyltransferase RlmN, which translates to MALQDKTSLLSLPLEALPGEGYRARQLAGWLYQKGARQWDEMTDLPKALRSEWAERFRISEVAEVMPYPSQDGSVKYLYTLLDGQKTEAVYMPYLNRKTICISSMVGCPAGCTFCATGRMGFGRNLTAAEILDQILWAAHHQGHAPREIRNVVLMGMGEPLLNVENVFAAIERMLHPQGLAMSPRRITLSTVGIPRGIYRLAESGLGVRLALSLHAPDDETRQQIIPTAHRYRIGEIMEAVRHYYAQTGRRVTLEYTLLRGVNDHDWQARALAGLFKGLSVHMNLIPWNPWEGAPHQGTPKAQILKFAATLEQQGIPTSVRWSRGRDVGAACGQLALKQPA; encoded by the coding sequence ATGGCACTGCAAGACAAAACCTCGCTGCTATCCCTGCCTCTCGAGGCACTCCCGGGCGAGGGCTACCGCGCGCGACAACTGGCGGGCTGGCTCTACCAGAAGGGAGCCCGGCAGTGGGATGAGATGACCGACCTGCCCAAAGCCCTCCGCAGCGAGTGGGCCGAGCGCTTCCGCATCTCGGAGGTGGCCGAGGTAATGCCCTACCCAAGCCAGGACGGCTCGGTAAAGTACCTCTATACCCTGCTCGACGGCCAGAAAACCGAGGCCGTGTACATGCCCTACCTCAACCGCAAAACCATTTGTATCTCCAGCATGGTGGGCTGCCCGGCAGGCTGCACCTTCTGCGCGACCGGAAGGATGGGCTTTGGACGCAACCTCACGGCGGCGGAGATTCTGGATCAGATTCTGTGGGCTGCCCACCATCAGGGGCACGCCCCCCGCGAGATTCGCAATGTGGTGCTGATGGGCATGGGCGAGCCGCTTTTGAATGTGGAGAACGTATTTGCGGCCATCGAGCGGATGCTGCACCCCCAGGGGCTGGCCATGAGCCCGCGCCGCATTACCCTTTCCACCGTGGGGATTCCACGGGGTATCTACAGACTGGCCGAGTCGGGGCTGGGGGTGCGCCTGGCCCTCTCGCTCCACGCCCCCGACGACGAAACCCGTCAGCAGATCATCCCCACCGCCCACCGCTACCGCATTGGCGAAATTATGGAAGCCGTGCGGCACTACTACGCCCAGACGGGGCGCCGGGTCACGCTGGAATACACCCTGCTGCGGGGCGTCAACGACCATGACTGGCAGGCCCGTGCGCTGGCCGGGCTCTTCAAGGGCCTCAGCGTCCACATGAACCTGATTCCCTGGAACCCCTGGGAGGGCGCCCCCCACCAGGGCACCCCCAAAGCGCAGATTCTCAAGTTTGCGGCTACCCTCGAGCAGCAGGGCATCCCTACTTCGGTGCGCTGGAGCCGGGGGCGGGATGTGGGGGCCGCCTGTGGGCAGCTCGCCCTAAAGCAACCCGCTTGA
- a CDS encoding FKBP-type peptidyl-prolyl cis-trans isomerase: protein MNRNLILIVAAVLALLGIGAYLLLGQRSGGQASVGSGTLCANQPPAATGLSNEGVTSLRIEDLKEGSGPQAITSNTVRMQYIGRLVDGKQFDTSCQPGRTPFEFTLGAGQVIPGWDSGIVGMRVGGQRRLIIPANLAYGDRSPSPDIPPNSALIFDVELLEIRN from the coding sequence ATGAACCGGAATCTCATTCTCATTGTCGCTGCTGTGTTGGCTCTACTGGGCATAGGTGCCTATTTGCTATTGGGGCAACGCTCCGGCGGTCAGGCCAGCGTGGGCAGCGGAACCCTTTGCGCCAACCAGCCCCCAGCCGCCACCGGCCTCTCCAACGAGGGCGTTACCTCCCTCCGCATTGAAGACCTCAAGGAAGGCAGCGGCCCCCAGGCCATCACCTCCAACACCGTGCGAATGCAGTACATTGGGCGTTTGGTGGACGGCAAGCAGTTCGACACCTCCTGCCAGCCGGGCCGCACCCCCTTCGAGTTCACCCTGGGGGCCGGTCAGGTAATCCCCGGCTGGGACTCGGGCATCGTGGGGATGCGCGTTGGCGGTCAGCGCCGCCTGATTATCCCCGCCAACCTGGCCTATGGCGACCGCAGCCCCAGCCCGGACATTCCCCCCAACTCGGCGCTGATATTTGATGTGGAACTCCTGGAAATCCGCAATTAA
- the rapZ gene encoding RNase adapter RapZ gives MRFVVLSGQSGAGLTSARMALEDLGYFSVDNIPPQLWGDLLKTVEARDIHKVVVVLDIRARDLLGDVETILSQLKPFIIYLEAKSDILLKRYNLSRRLHPLGMGNLLREIEEERLALAPLRDRADLVIDTSERTPRQLKEALEAALGEEEGFLLRIFSFGFKWGPPQDADLVLDVRSLPNPHYDPVLKSRPGTDPEVAAYVFADKKNEPFYRTLLATIGLSAEGARATGRAAYTVAIGCTGGQHRSVAVAERLAQELSGRFRVELEHRDLEKAMVA, from the coding sequence ATGCGGTTTGTGGTGCTAAGTGGACAGAGCGGCGCCGGGCTCACCTCGGCGCGGATGGCCCTGGAAGACCTGGGCTACTTTTCCGTAGACAATATTCCGCCCCAGCTCTGGGGCGACCTGCTCAAAACCGTGGAGGCTCGAGACATCCACAAGGTGGTGGTGGTACTGGACATCCGGGCCCGCGATCTGTTGGGTGATGTGGAAACAATACTGAGCCAGCTTAAGCCTTTCATCATCTACCTCGAGGCCAAATCGGACATCCTGCTCAAGCGCTACAACCTTTCGCGCCGCCTCCACCCCCTGGGCATGGGCAACCTGCTACGTGAAATTGAAGAAGAACGCCTGGCCCTGGCCCCCCTGCGCGACCGGGCCGACCTGGTGATTGACACCTCCGAGCGCACCCCCCGCCAGCTCAAAGAGGCCCTCGAGGCCGCCCTGGGCGAAGAAGAGGGCTTCCTGCTGCGGATTTTCTCCTTCGGCTTCAAGTGGGGCCCCCCACAGGACGCCGACCTGGTACTGGATGTACGCTCGCTGCCCAACCCGCACTACGACCCCGTTCTTAAATCGCGTCCCGGTACCGATCCCGAGGTGGCCGCTTATGTCTTCGCCGATAAAAAGAACGAGCCCTTCTACCGCACCCTGCTGGCTACCATCGGGCTTTCGGCGGAAGGCGCCCGCGCAACCGGGCGGGCCGCATACACGGTAGCCATCGGCTGTACAGGAGGGCAGCACCGCAGCGTAGCGGTTGCCGAGCGGCTAGCCCAGGAGCTCTCCGGGCGTTTTCGGGTGGAGCTGGAGCACCGCGACTTGGAAAAGGCCATGGTTGCCTGA
- a CDS encoding gluconeogenesis factor YvcK family protein — translation MIWNKAKRPSLRTLAQGLRTNPADDRFLSTLRWLLPGMRVKRYALLAALGMLCMFTGVVHLSWQTTLLPWFLQTTRWAGYFSIPLWVSGGLWLLGGLILFLLGLRWMNRSMLSAITDPGSVSKQVYIRRKLEAGPRIVALGGGTGLSRVLRGLKMETANLTAVVAVTDDGGSTGRLRVSFGVPAVGDLVDCLAALSDAEGLPDLMEYRFERGDELKGHTFGNLMLVSLSELNNDFAKAMRQANQVLRLRGAVWPATFEAARLWAEREDGTRVQGETALREKSGRIRKVGLAPIGVAAMPEAVHALQKAEMIVLGPGSLYSSVIPSLLPKGIQVAIQQSPARLVYIVNIMSERGETEGMDAYDHFQAVAQHLGRQPNVVLVNNARIPEDLLKRYRAEGQTPVRFNPKRFEGLGVQIVAGDFLEPGFAQHDPIRLVKALMSLR, via the coding sequence ATGATCTGGAACAAGGCCAAACGACCCAGTCTCCGTACGCTCGCCCAGGGGCTGCGAACCAACCCTGCCGATGACCGTTTCCTCAGCACCCTGCGCTGGCTGCTGCCGGGTATGCGGGTTAAGCGGTATGCCCTGCTGGCCGCCCTGGGAATGCTGTGCATGTTTACCGGGGTGGTGCATCTCTCCTGGCAAACCACGCTCCTGCCCTGGTTTTTGCAGACCACCCGCTGGGCTGGTTACTTCTCCATCCCGCTGTGGGTCTCGGGGGGGCTTTGGCTCCTGGGGGGGCTCATTCTTTTCCTGCTGGGTTTGCGCTGGATGAACCGCAGCATGCTCTCGGCCATCACCGACCCCGGCTCGGTCTCCAAGCAGGTTTACATCCGCCGGAAGCTCGAGGCCGGCCCGCGCATTGTGGCGCTTGGCGGGGGCACGGGGCTTTCCAGGGTACTGCGCGGCCTCAAGATGGAAACCGCCAACCTCACAGCGGTTGTGGCGGTTACCGACGACGGCGGCTCCACGGGGCGGCTACGGGTTTCCTTTGGGGTTCCGGCGGTAGGCGACCTGGTAGACTGCCTGGCCGCCCTTTCCGACGCCGAGGGCCTGCCCGACCTGATGGAGTACCGCTTTGAACGTGGTGACGAACTCAAGGGCCACACCTTCGGCAACCTGATGCTGGTCTCGCTCTCCGAACTCAACAACGACTTCGCCAAGGCTATGCGTCAGGCCAACCAGGTGCTAAGACTCCGCGGAGCGGTCTGGCCCGCGACCTTTGAGGCCGCCCGGCTCTGGGCCGAGCGCGAGGATGGCACTCGGGTCCAGGGGGAAACCGCCCTGCGCGAAAAATCCGGGCGCATCCGCAAGGTCGGGCTGGCCCCCATTGGGGTAGCGGCCATGCCCGAAGCCGTCCATGCCCTGCAAAAAGCCGAGATGATCGTGTTGGGGCCGGGTAGCCTCTACTCCAGCGTCATCCCTAGCTTGCTGCCCAAGGGCATCCAGGTAGCCATCCAGCAGTCCCCGGCCAGGCTGGTTTACATCGTCAACATCATGAGCGAGCGGGGCGAGACCGAAGGCATGGATGCCTACGACCATTTTCAGGCCGTAGCACAGCACCTGGGCCGCCAACCCAACGTGGTGCTGGTTAACAATGCCCGCATTCCCGAGGATCTGCTCAAGCGCTACCGGGCCGAGGGCCAGACGCCGGTACGCTTCAACCCCAAGCGCTTCGAGGGCCTGGGGGTGCAGATTGTGGCCGGAGACTTTTTGGAGCCCGGTTTTGCCCAGCACGACCCCATCCGCCTGGTGAAGGCCCTGATGTCCTTGCGGTAA
- a CDS encoding glucodextranase DOMON-like domain-containing protein, producing the protein MIPLLFSDPVGDDYGLGYAYPRTALFTEAGFADLTGFEALRKGEQVVLRVRLHRYPNPGNAPHGFSLATIGIYVHTEAGGNEELPGAGFKTPPGQGWNWAYLLTGWKAEEYRPDGTVQAVSVARNGDWLELSPSLPPGDYGYYVAVGLYDPFTPWHFRPVRPGGGTWTIDGPAGAPAAVDVLSQSQIQAYQSSLLPPVHAIQNRIPWAILSAALGVLFILLAFRFPRR; encoded by the coding sequence ATGATCCCTCTTCTCTTCTCCGATCCGGTAGGCGACGACTACGGCCTGGGCTATGCCTACCCGCGTACCGCCCTGTTTACTGAGGCTGGCTTTGCCGACCTGACCGGCTTTGAAGCCCTTCGCAAGGGGGAACAGGTGGTTTTACGGGTCAGGCTCCATCGCTATCCCAACCCTGGCAACGCTCCCCATGGCTTTTCTCTGGCTACCATAGGCATATATGTCCACACCGAAGCGGGAGGCAACGAGGAACTCCCCGGTGCAGGCTTCAAAACCCCCCCAGGACAGGGTTGGAACTGGGCCTACCTGCTCACCGGTTGGAAAGCCGAAGAATACCGTCCAGATGGAACCGTGCAGGCGGTATCGGTTGCCAGGAATGGCGATTGGCTCGAGCTCTCCCCTAGTCTGCCTCCGGGGGATTATGGCTACTACGTAGCAGTAGGGCTCTACGACCCCTTCACCCCCTGGCACTTTCGCCCGGTACGCCCCGGCGGTGGCACATGGACGATTGATGGCCCGGCAGGCGCGCCCGCTGCGGTGGATGTACTTTCGCAAAGCCAGATCCAGGCTTATCAAAGTAGCCTCTTACCGCCCGTGCATGCTATCCAGAACCGTATTCCCTGGGCCATTCTGAGCGCTGCTCTGGGTGTGCTTTTTATTTTGCTGGCCTTTCGCTTCCCACGAAGATGA
- a CDS encoding phage holin family protein — protein sequence MRDLLLRLVLNTLALWIVTQLYGGIYFARGSGLGDYLLSGLIFGLANALLKPVLLLLTLPFNILTLGLFTLVVNAVILSIVASLTPLDVRGFGGALIGALLLSVISFGLNLLIGPSEGHRAR from the coding sequence ATGCGCGACCTCCTGCTGCGCTTGGTGCTCAATACCCTGGCTTTGTGGATCGTGACCCAGCTCTACGGTGGCATCTATTTTGCCAGAGGCAGTGGTCTGGGCGATTATCTGCTGTCTGGGCTGATTTTTGGCCTGGCCAATGCCCTGCTTAAGCCCGTGCTGTTGCTGCTTACCCTGCCATTCAACATTCTGACCCTGGGGTTATTTACCCTGGTCGTCAACGCCGTGATTTTGTCAATCGTGGCCAGTCTAACCCCCCTGGATGTGCGAGGGTTTGGCGGCGCTTTGATTGGAGCCCTCCTGCTCTCAGTTATCAGCTTTGGGCTCAACCTGCTCATTGGGCCTTCAGAGGGGCACAGGGCAAGGTGA
- a CDS encoding CBS domain-containing protein encodes MTSTVRQLLQAKGSMVHAISADATVFEALERMAAYDVGALMVMNGNQLVGIFSERDYARKIVLMGRISKDTLVGEVMTDDLITITPDATVADCMNLMTGNRVRHLPVIEDGRLVGVISIGDVVKAIMTQQEFMIAELESYITGSR; translated from the coding sequence ATGACCAGCACGGTACGGCAATTGCTCCAGGCCAAGGGCAGTATGGTTCATGCGATTTCGGCGGACGCTACGGTTTTTGAGGCGCTCGAGCGCATGGCTGCTTACGACGTGGGAGCCCTCATGGTGATGAACGGCAACCAACTGGTAGGTATCTTCTCCGAGCGCGATTACGCCCGCAAGATTGTTCTGATGGGTCGCATTTCCAAAGATACCCTGGTGGGTGAGGTCATGACCGACGACCTCATCACCATTACGCCCGATGCCACCGTAGCCGATTGTATGAACCTGATGACCGGCAACCGGGTACGCCATCTACCGGTGATAGAGGACGGTAGGCTAGTTGGTGTTATTTCCATTGGCGACGTGGTGAAAGCCATCATGACCCAGCAGGAGTTCATGATTGCCGAGTTGGAAAGCTACATCACCGGCTCACGCTGA
- a CDS encoding MFS transporter, with the protein MLPFLLSWLHATNDLFGAFLTPLLPKLQTAFGVSYGAVSLLVALQSLTGSLLQPLAGLVADRYDRRVLAAMGPLLMALGGGLLGFFPNLWVAGVVLALSGLGSALFHSAGAALVGQYADPARRGFWMSFFGTGGYVGLSLGPIVSLTAVNQGGLQTLAWFIPLALVPAFLLLRQAPPTRLQTKPSSFRDLQRVFRGHVARLWAVSTLRSIVFMSFSTTIPFWFAQRGISDAQVALTLSIYSISATVGAFLGGTLSDRLGRRNVLVGTMLFAIPLYIALLVVPPENWFYAALLAVTGALMNAGVPVAVTMAQEHEPRQMATVSGLLMGFTWGFAGLLYGAVGPIIERFGVLESLSVLGLLLIPALTLSLAVREAQPDLDRAVRGNS; encoded by the coding sequence GTGCTGCCCTTCTTGCTCTCCTGGCTTCACGCCACCAACGACTTATTCGGTGCATTTCTGACCCCCTTGCTACCCAAACTCCAGACGGCTTTTGGCGTGAGCTACGGGGCGGTTTCGCTCTTGGTGGCCTTGCAATCCCTCACCGGCAGCTTACTGCAACCGCTGGCCGGGCTGGTGGCTGACCGGTATGATCGCCGCGTTTTGGCTGCAATGGGACCGCTGTTGATGGCTTTGGGGGGTGGCCTGCTGGGGTTTTTCCCCAACCTCTGGGTGGCGGGGGTGGTACTGGCTTTGTCGGGGCTGGGTTCGGCGCTGTTTCACTCGGCGGGGGCCGCCCTGGTGGGGCAGTATGCCGACCCGGCCCGGCGCGGCTTCTGGATGAGCTTCTTTGGCACGGGGGGCTACGTGGGCCTCTCGCTGGGCCCCATCGTCTCGCTCACCGCAGTAAACCAGGGGGGATTGCAAACCCTGGCCTGGTTCATTCCCCTGGCCCTGGTGCCTGCTTTTTTGCTGCTACGCCAGGCTCCCCCCACCCGACTGCAAACCAAACCCTCGTCTTTTAGGGACTTGCAGCGGGTGTTTCGCGGACATGTGGCCCGTTTGTGGGCCGTCTCGACCCTCCGCAGCATTGTGTTTATGAGCTTCTCGACCACCATCCCCTTCTGGTTTGCCCAGCGCGGCATTTCTGATGCTCAGGTGGCCCTGACGCTTTCTATCTACAGCATTTCGGCTACCGTTGGCGCTTTTTTGGGCGGAACCCTGTCGGATCGGCTGGGGCGACGCAACGTGCTGGTGGGCACCATGCTCTTTGCAATTCCCCTTTACATCGCCTTGCTGGTAGTGCCCCCAGAAAACTGGTTTTACGCGGCCTTGCTGGCCGTTACGGGCGCCCTGATGAACGCGGGCGTGCCGGTGGCGGTCACGATGGCCCAGGAGCATGAACCGCGCCAGATGGCCACGGTCTCGGGGCTTTTGATGGGCTTCACCTGGGGGTTTGCCGGGCTGCTCTACGGGGCGGTGGGGCCCATCATCGAGCGCTTTGGGGTGCTGGAGAGCTTGAGCGTGCTGGGATTGTTGCTGATACCCGCCCTGACCCTGTCGCTGGCGGTGCGCGAAGCCCAGCCCGACCTGGATAGGGCGGTGAGGGGGAATTCGTAG
- a CDS encoding SIS domain-containing protein has protein sequence MRDLDSQETYLADRLGLAFDLRDLVGSGPVPQARYAPPYGVVGFGEGWWAAQLARDFAQELTATGTQFVLEGGYDFGGAAGAGLYASVSGAEIVRLGFRENVEVEVLAHPLSTYRYLRFLLLATGQQAEMARIDQALLLERERLRPEVGLSKNPAKFLAYSLLERTPMWVVPEHYPGLGQALQQIFGRIGKSLSFTPPPSALEFFVTGLEARHEQGDPIAAVLVGDDERKRYAQEILENRVDTLIELPEPEAEGTLAKALCYWYRMAWASYYLALLYGVEPGDWEVLDNLRQAT, from the coding sequence ATGCGCGACCTCGACTCACAGGAAACCTACCTGGCCGACCGCCTGGGCCTGGCCTTCGATTTGCGCGATTTGGTGGGCAGCGGGCCGGTGCCCCAGGCTCGCTACGCGCCGCCTTATGGGGTGGTGGGGTTTGGGGAGGGGTGGTGGGCGGCGCAGCTTGCCCGTGACTTTGCCCAGGAGCTTACCGCTACCGGTACACAGTTTGTGCTCGAGGGAGGCTACGATTTCGGCGGCGCTGCCGGAGCCGGACTCTATGCTTCGGTGAGCGGCGCGGAAATTGTTCGGCTGGGTTTTAGAGAAAACGTTGAGGTGGAGGTGCTGGCTCACCCCCTTTCCACCTACCGCTATTTGCGTTTTTTGTTGCTGGCCACGGGTCAGCAAGCTGAGATGGCCCGCATAGACCAGGCGTTGCTCCTGGAGCGTGAGCGGCTGCGCCCCGAGGTGGGCCTGAGCAAAAACCCGGCCAAGTTTCTGGCCTACTCGCTGCTGGAGCGTACCCCCATGTGGGTGGTTCCCGAGCACTATCCGGGCCTGGGCCAGGCCCTGCAACAAATCTTTGGCCGTATTGGTAAGAGCCTCTCTTTTACCCCTCCCCCCTCGGCGCTGGAGTTCTTTGTGACAGGCCTCGAGGCCCGTCACGAGCAAGGCGACCCCATTGCTGCGGTGCTGGTAGGCGACGACGAGCGCAAGCGCTACGCCCAGGAAATTTTGGAAAACCGCGTAGATACCCTGATCGAACTCCCCGAGCCCGAAGCCGAAGGCACCCTGGCCAAAGCCCTTTGCTACTGGTACCGCATGGCCTGGGCCAGCTACTATCTGGCCCTGCTGTACGGGGTGGAGCCGGGTGACTGGGAGGTGCTGGACAATCTGAGACAGGCAACTTGA
- a CDS encoding MFS transporter — MSPWSVLTAAMTAGTAVSLIGQAYPTLAPFIRADLGLSLAAVGLLNTFIYIGTMLGSLPSGWLTDKLGSRTVMIVGTLAGASLAVAIALLAQSQWMFIPLLFLVGLVVASATPAGAQAVAQSFPPERRGLVIGLRQMAVPLGGALAAAILPAVAHFAGWRWASVVAALIAVVAALVAARLYYESLPSKAAPRGAHPALTQVLRERNILLAAIAGVTLPTGQFVMITYLILFLKERYGVPELTGAALLTAAQFAGAFSRVFWSWLSDQMGGQRKPLLVMMVGLAGLSALVLAWLPSGTPLLLKALIVVLYGATALGWQGLHFSLLTELSPPGWEGRVVGFGLLFTSIGIASAPPLFGLLVDFSNNYALGWIAQAAVFGIGALLLSNVVERPRNQV, encoded by the coding sequence ATGTCGCCCTGGTCTGTCCTCACCGCCGCCATGACTGCCGGAACTGCCGTTTCGCTTATCGGGCAGGCCTACCCCACGCTGGCCCCTTTTATCCGTGCCGATCTGGGGCTTTCCCTGGCAGCAGTGGGCCTGCTCAATACCTTTATCTACATCGGCACCATGCTGGGCTCGCTGCCTTCGGGCTGGCTCACCGACAAGCTCGGCAGCCGCACGGTAATGATTGTCGGAACCCTCGCAGGAGCGAGCTTGGCGGTTGCCATTGCGCTACTGGCCCAATCCCAGTGGATGTTTATTCCGCTTTTGTTCCTGGTTGGGTTGGTGGTCGCCTCGGCCACCCCGGCGGGCGCACAGGCAGTCGCCCAATCGTTTCCACCCGAACGGCGCGGGCTGGTGATTGGGTTGCGCCAGATGGCGGTTCCCCTGGGGGGTGCACTGGCAGCGGCCATTCTGCCCGCCGTGGCCCATTTCGCTGGCTGGCGCTGGGCTTCGGTGGTTGCAGCCCTCATCGCGGTAGTGGCGGCCCTGGTAGCAGCCCGGCTCTACTACGAAAGCCTACCCTCCAAAGCCGCGCCCAGGGGTGCCCATCCAGCGCTCACCCAGGTGCTACGCGAACGCAACATCCTGCTGGCAGCCATCGCGGGGGTCACCTTGCCCACCGGGCAGTTTGTGATGATCACCTACCTGATTCTGTTCCTCAAAGAGCGGTATGGGGTTCCCGAACTCACCGGAGCCGCCCTCCTGACCGCAGCCCAGTTTGCCGGGGCTTTTAGCCGGGTGTTCTGGTCGTGGTTATCGGACCAAATGGGCGGACAGCGCAAGCCCTTGTTGGTGATGATGGTGGGGCTGGCCGGGTTAAGCGCGCTGGTGCTGGCCTGGCTTCCATCCGGCACACCCCTGTTGCTCAAGGCTTTGATCGTGGTGCTGTACGGAGCCACCGCCCTGGGCTGGCAAGGACTGCATTTTTCACTCTTGACCGAACTCTCTCCCCCTGGCTGGGAAGGCCGGGTAGTAGGGTTCGGCCTGCTTTTTACTTCGATTGGCATCGCCTCTGCACCCCCCCTGTTTGGCTTGCTGGTAGATTTCAGCAACAACTACGCCCTGGGCTGGATTGCCCAGGCAGCCGTTTTTGGGATTGGGGCTTTGTTGCTCTCCAACGTCGTAGAGCGGCCCCGCAACCAGGTTTAG
- a CDS encoding DnaJ C-terminal domain-containing protein, with protein MAYKDYYKILGVSKNASEDEIKKAFKKLARKYHPDVSKEPGAEDKFKEINEAYTVLSDPEKRRFYDTYGSAAGSGHWQGPPPGQGGFGGFSGNVGDFSDFFQQLFGNLGGRGGFGGFGDLFEAVPGRVAGDLEAELPLALEEAYRGGEKTISIGPERITVRIPPGVREGQKIRLAGKGRAGGDLYLHIRLQSRPEMRLEGDDLHTVVEVPAPIAVVGGKVRVQTLDGPVEMTIPKRTQAGRKLRLAGKGWPRKDKSRGDQYAEIRITIPTSPSPEEERLYAQLAELLKVR; from the coding sequence ATGGCCTACAAGGACTATTACAAAATTCTCGGGGTCTCTAAAAACGCCTCTGAGGACGAAATCAAGAAGGCGTTCAAGAAGCTGGCCCGCAAGTACCACCCCGACGTTAGCAAAGAGCCGGGGGCCGAGGACAAGTTCAAAGAAATCAACGAAGCCTACACGGTTTTGTCCGACCCGGAAAAGCGCAGGTTCTACGATACCTACGGCTCGGCAGCCGGAAGCGGACACTGGCAGGGCCCCCCACCGGGGCAGGGTGGGTTCGGTGGTTTTAGCGGCAATGTGGGCGATTTTTCAGACTTCTTCCAACAACTCTTCGGCAACCTGGGGGGTCGGGGTGGTTTCGGAGGGTTTGGCGACTTATTCGAGGCGGTGCCAGGCCGGGTAGCAGGCGATCTGGAAGCCGAACTCCCCCTGGCCCTGGAGGAAGCCTACCGGGGTGGCGAAAAAACCATCTCTATTGGCCCCGAGCGTATTACCGTGCGGATTCCGCCGGGGGTGCGGGAGGGCCAGAAAATTCGCCTGGCCGGAAAGGGCCGCGCCGGGGGCGACCTGTACCTGCACATCAGGCTGCAATCCCGGCCCGAGATGCGCTTGGAAGGCGACGACCTCCACACCGTGGTGGAGGTGCCCGCGCCCATTGCCGTGGTGGGCGGCAAGGTGCGGGTGCAAACCCTCGATGGCCCCGTCGAAATGACCATTCCCAAACGTACCCAGGCTGGGCGTAAGCTGCGCCTGGCGGGTAAGGGCTGGCCCCGCAAGGACAAGAGCCGGGGAGACCAGTACGCCGAAATTCGCATCACCATTCCGACCAGTCCAAGCCCCGAAGAAGAGCGCTTGTACGCTCAACTGGCCGAGTTGCTGAAGGTTCGGTAG
- a CDS encoding nucleotide exchange factor GrpE, with protein sequence MEPSELDQLKGEVEFLKAELEASKNKFLRLYADFENYKKRMAHELEAAQRNGKFEAVRSLLGTLDDLERALGFASVKPEDLIPGVKTVLENFTRNLKSLGVEGVPGVGSDFDPRYHEAIGAVEGDEGKVMHVYQQGFRYGDLLVRPARVVVGNGVKEAESEQSAKSEKN encoded by the coding sequence GTGGAACCCTCCGAGCTGGATCAGCTTAAAGGCGAGGTGGAGTTTTTGAAGGCCGAGCTCGAGGCTTCCAAAAACAAGTTCCTGCGCCTTTATGCCGACTTCGAAAACTACAAGAAGCGCATGGCTCACGAGCTGGAAGCCGCCCAGCGCAATGGCAAATTCGAGGCGGTGCGCTCGCTACTGGGGACGCTGGACGACCTCGAGCGGGCCCTGGGCTTTGCCAGCGTTAAGCCAGAAGACCTGATCCCCGGGGTCAAGACCGTTCTGGAAAACTTCACCCGCAACCTGAAAAGCCTGGGGGTGGAGGGTGTGCCGGGGGTGGGTTCCGATTTTGACCCACGCTACCACGAGGCCATCGGTGCAGTCGAAGGCGATGAAGGCAAGGTGATGCATGTGTATCAGCAGGGCTTCAGGTATGGCGACCTGCTGGTGCGGCCCGCGCGGGTGGTAGTAGGAAATGGTGTAAAGGAGGCAGAGAGCGAGCAGAGCGCAAAGAGCGAGAAGAACTAA